Part of the Plutella xylostella chromosome 22, ilPluXylo3.1, whole genome shotgun sequence genome is shown below.
AGCTGTTCTTGAAGTTCTTTGTTCGCGCCCACAAAGTTAGTTCCGTTGTCGCTGTATATTGTTGCAGGGGTTGATCTGCGGGCAGCCATTCGCCTCAGCGCCAGTATCATAGAGTCGGTTGAGAGTGAGTTGGCCAACTCTAGATGGATTGCGCGCGTAGTCAGGCATGTGAATAATGCACCCCAGCGTTTTTCATGACGTCTTCCAACTGTCACAGTCATTGGGCCAAAGTAGTCCACGGCGGTACATGTGAAGGGCCGTTGATACCTATTTAGTCTTTCTTTAGGTAGGTCGCCCAGGGGAGCACTCTGTGGTTTCTGTCGGCGTATTTTGCACGTTAGGCATTCTCTTGTTATCTTCTTCACGGAGTTACGTAATTTCGTCACGTAGTATCGTTGTCTTATCTCATTCATGACTGTTTGATGGTTGCCATGGTGAAGTTGTCGGTGTTTCTCCTCGATGAGTAGGAGCGTGACGTAGTGACTTCCATCGAGCACGGCGGGGTTCTTGTAGTCGTGAGGTAGGTATGGAGCGGCGCCGACTCTCGttgataggtatattatgtcgTCTTCAGTTTTCAGCGTGAGCGTCAGGTTTTTCAGTTTTGAGCTTTTAGGTATTTTGGTGTTATTTTTCAGGTGATGTTTTTCGCTCTTGAAGCAGTCGTCTTGTATCTTGCGGATTAGGTATTTTTCAGCTTTGTTTAGGTATTCTTGCGTAAGTATCACGTAATTTATTGTGCTTCGTTGTTGAGTAGGAACAATTTTGCGCGGGATGGCTTTGGCAGTCTTCTTGATACGCCAAGTGGTATCTTGTGTAATTTTCTTAGTTACTTGAATTTGATTTTTTCTTGATTTAATTAGTTTCTTGAATATGTCGACGGCTTGAAACACGCGGGCGGTCGCTCGTAGCAGTCGCGTGAATTTTGAAAACTTTTCAGGTTTGATGAGCTGTTCTTCAGTGTTGATGACGTGCAGGGCGCAGTTTGGTTTTTCTTCACCTGTAGTAGGTATGTTGGGAGAGCTCTTGTCTTCTGGCCATTCTGATTCGTCACAGTAGAGGAACGATGGGCCTGTGAACCATCTGTGTTGTATGTCGAAGTGAGAGGGCGCGTTTCGTGTAGCGTCGTCTGCGACATTCTGAGCAGTAGGTATCCATCTCCACTGAGTCGGCTTCGTGTGATCTTCAATTTCGGCTAGTCGGTGTGCGACGAAGGGCTTGAATGTTCTCGGGTCCGACTTTATCCATGCGAGGACAGTTCTCGAGTCGGTCCAGTAGGTAGACTTGTTTATTGTTAAGTCCGTTTCCTTTGTTACTGTGGCGGCTAGGCGGCAGCCCAGTAGTGCGGCTTGCAGTTCTAAGCGTGGGATAGACACGGGCTTGAGTGGTGCCACCCGTGACTTTCCTGACAACAGCTTTACTTCGACGTGGCCATCGGGGTGTATTGCTCGCCAGTATATTGCTGTTGCATATGCCTTTTCACTCGCGTCGCAGAATACGTGAATTTCGCCTTCAGTTAGCTTGGTTGTAGTGCATCTAGGTATATTCAGGTCTTGTAGCTTTTTCAGGTCTTGCAGCCATGTTTTCCATTTTCTTTCTTCGTTTTCTTTCAGGGGATCCGATGCCCGTGCGGCATACATCTTGTAGCATAGCTCTTCCTTGTACAGTTATCGGCGAGGCCAGCCCGAGCGGGTCGAACACGGACATTACTGCGCTTGTTGCCTCGCGTTTCGTTGGCGGTCTCGTGCCCTCTATGGCGTCAGACGGTGTGTTTCGCAGGTTCAGCGTGAAGTTGAGTTGATCTGAAGACACGTTCCATCGGAGTCCCAGTGTTTTCTCGACTTGTTCGCTATCTTTTCCCAGGTCGATAAAACCGTTGTTTCGCACGTCTTCGGGGAACTGTTCTAATATCTGTGGCCTGTTGCTAGCCCATCCTCTGAGTAGAAATCCGCCTTGTTTGTGTATGTAGTCGACTTCTGAGATGACACGTTTCGCGGTTTCTTCAGACTGAAAACTTTGTAGGTAGTCGTCCATGTAGTGGTTGCGTTCTATGGCTTGTACCGCTTCCGGGTATTTTTCTTTGAAGTCGGCTGCGTTGCGATTTTTTGCATATATTGCGGTGCACGGTGACGATGCTGCGCCGAATATGAGTGATTTCATTCGATATTCTTTCGGCTTCTCGCTGTCCTTTTCTCTCCACAGGAATCTGAGACTATCTCTGTCTTGCTCGCACACTTGAATGCGGAGGAACATTTCCTTGATGTCACTCACGACTGCTATCGGTCCCTCTCTGAATCGCAGTAGTACTCCGAATAATGATTGCAGTAGGTCGGGTCCAGTCAGTAGCGCGTCATTTAGACATTTTCCGCTACTTCTTGCGGCTGCGTCGAACACCAGGCGAACCTTCCCTTTCTGTGGATGCACGACGGCGAAATGAGGTAAGTACCAGGTTCTCGGTGATGTAGACGGTCCAGGTACTGGTTCAGCGTAGTCACTGTCGAGTAAGTTTCTTATTTGCTTCTCATACTCGCATTTCAGCTTTTCATCTTTCTTCAGTCGTTTTTCTATACCGATTAGTCGCTTCATTGCATTTTCGCGGTTGTTTGGCATAGTTTCATTCGGAGTTCTCCATAATAGACCTGCTTCGAGTCGGCCTTCGGGTAGTCGTCGGCATGTTGCTTCCAGTATCTCGTTGGCTTTCTTCTCGGGGTCATTTGAAGGCGTTTTGGGAGTTACGCCTAGAGACTCGATGCTGAAGTGATGTTTGATTAGCTCGTCCATCTTGTCTTCGCGAGTTGTTCGTATGTGGTTCACGGCTATCACTGGTCTTGTGCTGAATGTTGCACAACCATGTAATGTCCAGCCTAGTCTTGTGAGTGAGGCTACAGGTTTGTTTCGGTCTCCGGATTTCACGTCTTGTGATATGATTAGATGCCAGTTGTCTTGTCCAATCACTATTCTCGGCCGCACGTTGTCGTAGGTAATCACGTCGGCGATGTCGGACAGGTGCGGACAGTCTTCTATTAGTGTGTGTGGCACCATTTGTGACGAAATGCTCAGCTTCGAAATCGTGTAGGCattcattttttcaatgttTCGTGCGTATCTTCCTTGAATCTTCAGTTTCAGTCGCCTTGAGTCGGGCTCGTTCATTCGATGTCCGCCGATGCCTTCTATGCATAGACCTTCCTTTGGACCGGTGGCTCCGATGCAGTCGGCCACTTCTTCCTCTATGAGTGTGATGGTGGCTCCTTCATCCAGCAGGGCGTAGACTTCAGTAGTATTCTTCGGGCCGTATAACTTCAGCGGCACTATCTTCAGGTATCCTTTCATGGTGCACAGGGTGTTCACTGAGTGCGTCTGCTTGTCTTTAGCTTGCTGTGGTGTATTCGTGGGTTGTGTGTCTTTAGGCTCGGTCGACTCCTTCTCGCCTTCCTTGTCTCGGTGGAGAAGCCTGTGATGTGATCCTCTGCACCCGTTTTTTCCACATGGTTTCGCGCGGCAGTTGAAACCCCGGTGTGTGGAGCTCAGGCATCGAAAACACACGTATGCCTTCTCGGCAACCTCCCATTTTTCTTCCAGTGGTAGCTTCATAAATTTCTTGCATGATTTCAGAGCGTGTTTGTCACTGCAGACTGGGCACTCTTGATTGTCCTTCCGAGAGGTCAACATAACTTGGTGGTATTCTTCATCGTCGTCGATGATCGACTCGTTCTCGGACTCGGCACTGCTGTCGCTTATTTCTTCTTCATAGTTGTCCGCTCTTGTCATGTGCACTTTGTTCTTCATGCGGTTGCGCAGTGGTTCTCTCTCCTTCTTGATGTATGGTCGGCTCTCGAACTCGCAGGCTTCGAATTGATCGGCGGTCCGGTTCAGGAAAGACGTGAGCGCGAGTAATACTGGCCATTCTCGTGCTTCTTCTGCGGCTTTATATTCAAACCACTTGAATCTGATCATGATGCTCATCTTCGATAATATCTTCTCATATATGTCTTCAGAGTGTAGCATGTGTGTGCGCTTCGTAAGTTGAATGGTGTTCACCACGTTGGCTACGACCCCGGCGAAGTGAGCGAGGTTGCGAGCGTCGTCAGACAGCGGCTTCATTTTCTCGATGATTTCTAGTTCGCTTCTTATCAGTCTTAGTGGTTGACCGAATCTTCGTTGTAATGTGTCGATGATAAGCTTCGGATTTGTATCGTTGAATAACATCGAACGTACTGCTTCTTTAGCTTTTCCTTGTATGGCTTTTCTGAGCCTCGCGATGTTCTCGATCTCGCTGAAGTACATCTCTGTATCTCTGTATGTCGCTCTGAATGCGATCCAGTCGCTCGGCTCCCCGGTGAATGTATGCAGCTCACTCATGTACCGGGGTGCGATCGGCggcggctgatgatgatgaacttgTCCATCATATGGGGTGGCGCGTGTGTGTGGCGCCGTAGGTTTGCCGTTGTAGAGACGTGGCGGTTCTGACATGTGGGGTGCCTGTTCACAGTATCTTCCGTACTCCAGTCGCTCCCCCTCGTGTCGTCTTGCCGATGTGTGAGCTTCCACGTGTGATGTTGGAAGTGAAGTGAAGCGCTTCGCTGTTGATTCCTCGACCCATTTGTCAATATGGCTCGATCGTCCGGCCTGGCCATGAGGCTCGTCGTTGTCCTCCTCCAGGTCGCTCAGATCTGTCTCGGATTCCAGGTGAATCAGCTCCAGCCTCATCTTGGCTAGCTCCTGTTCAGCTTGCGCCTTCTTCGCTTCTTGTCGCTTGATCTCGATCATCTGTTCGATTTCCTT
Proteins encoded:
- the LOC119691912 gene encoding uncharacterized protein LOC119691912, which gives rise to MMNTRAKTSRNTTPTAEGRAVETRERAGTTNNSPAESASTATTDATRSTEATGTTGTSGTTGTSGTTGTSGTTGTSGTTGTSGTTGTSGTTGTSGATGTSRTSRNSAKSTAKLDEPASKQSTSNKPMEREMTAPTHHEKRAGSEHTVVPRRRPTSHASTSKTIRRRKEIEQMIEIKRQEAKKAQAEQELAKMRLELIHLESETDLSDLEEDNDEPHGQAGRSSHIDKWVEESTAKRFTSLPTSHVEAHTSARRHEGERLEYGRYCEQAPHMSEPPRLYNGKPTAPHTRATPYDGQVHHHQPPPIAPRYMSELHTFTGEPSDWIAFRATYRDTEMYFSEIENIARLRKAIQGKAKEAVRSMLFNDTNPKLIIDTLQRRFGQPLRLIRSELEIIEKMKPLSDDARNLAHFAGVVANVVNTIQLTKRTHMLHSEDIYEKILSKMSIMIRFKWFEYKAAEEAREWPVLLALTSFLNRTADQFEACEFESRPYIKKEREPLRNRMKNKVHMTRADNYEEEISDSSAESENESIIDDDEEYHQVMLTSRKDNQECPVCSDKHALKSCKKFMKLPLEEKWEVAEKAYVCFRCLSSTHRGFNCRAKPCGKNGCRGSHHRLLHRDKEGEKESTEPKDTQPTNTPQQAKDKQTHSVNTLCTMKGYLKIVPLKLYGPKNTTEVYALLDEGATITLIEEEVADCIGATGPKEGLCIEGIGGHRMNEPDSRRLKLKIQGRYARNIEKMNAYTISKLSISSQMVPHTLIEDCPHLSDIADVITYDNVRPRIVIGQDNWHLIISQDVKSGDRNKPVASLTRLGWTLHGCATFSTRPVIAVNHIRTTREDKMDELIKHHFSIESLGVTPKTPSNDPEKKANEILEATCRRLPEGRLEAGLLWRTPNETMPNNRENAMKRLIGIEKRLKKDEKLKCEYEKQIRNLLDSDYAEPVPGPSTSPRTWYLPHFAVVHPQKGKVRLVFDAAARSSGKCLNDALLTGPDLLQSLFGVLLRFREGPIAVVSDIKEMFLRIQVCEQDRDSLRFLWREKDSEKPKEYRMKSLIFGAASSPCTAIYAKNRNAADFKEKYPEAVQAIERNHYMDDYLQSFQSEETAKRVISEVDYIHKQGGFLLRGWASNRPQILEQFPEDVRNNGFIDLGKDSEQVEKTLGLRWNVSSDQLNFTLNLRNTPSDAIEGTRPPTKREATSAVMSVFDPLGLASPITVQGRAMLQDLTEGEIHVFCDASEKAYATAIYWRAIHPDGHVEVKLLSGKSRVAPLKPVSIPRLELQAALLGCRLAATVTKETDLTINKSTYWTDSRTVLAWIKSDPRTFKPFVAHRLAEIEDHTKPTQWRWIPTAQNVADDATRNAPSHFDIQHRWFTGPSFLYCDESEWPEDKSSPNIPTTGEEKPNCALHVINTEEQLIKPEKFSKFTRLLRATARVFQAVDIFKKLIKSRKNQIQVTKKITQDTTWRIKKTAKAIPRKIVPTQQRSTINYVILTQEYLNKAEKYLIRKIQDDCFKSEKHHLKNNTKIPKSSKLKNLTLTLKTEDDIIYLSTRVGAAPYLPHDYKNPAVLDGSHYVTLLLIEEKHRQLHHGNHQTVMNEIRQRYYVTKLRNSVKKITRECLTCKIRRQKPQSAPLGDLPKERLNRYQRPFTCTAVDYFGPMTVTVGRRHEKRWGALFTCLTTRAIHLELANSLSTDSMILALRRMAARRSTPATIYSDNGTNFVGANKELQEQLKSLSQTDLVRETENYGITWKFIPPGAPHMGGAWERLVRSVKTALAATLNESSPKEEVLHTLLLEVEHVVNSRPLTEISLDPDAEEALTPNHFLIGKSCGLPTLGTFHNSSLVGTATWKTCQLLADHFWARWTKEYLPTLLPRRHPGRPYTNPKVGDIVLIVDSSLPRGTWPRGEIVATHPGPDGTVRIVDVRTKHGILRRPATRLIILTTTAPPDMTSASCRQNLEPVTT